Proteins encoded within one genomic window of Spiroplasma sabaudiense Ar-1343:
- a CDS encoding DUF3196 family protein, which translates to MKENFYSELLNEIESLVNENKFFEAQEKIDTELKMPYIPAEIESKILEIQKKVALNFNKNKESTNSWNLVKIVDALNSDNTNYQLDAINALKDFNARMILNDVKVFLLSDLSCDENKILMIFTLASQQINDEFTVKKNNGIFKIDLKKNDFQGPIVKLKQLREELIDLIYNDNPSLFGVCDYILNSYFYSTFPMTIEEANNDLIAAIWYKGALAQGIDLGIDFLLSKINFSKSNFEKICQKITNYKII; encoded by the coding sequence ATCAAGGAAAATTTTTACAGCGAGTTATTAAATGAAATTGAATCGCTTGTTAATGAAAACAAGTTTTTTGAAGCTCAAGAAAAAATTGACACAGAATTAAAAATGCCCTATATTCCAGCGGAAATAGAATCAAAAATCTTAGAAATTCAAAAAAAAGTTGCATTAAATTTTAATAAAAATAAGGAATCAACAAACTCTTGAAATTTAGTAAAAATAGTGGATGCACTAAACAGTGACAACACTAATTATCAACTAGATGCAATAAATGCACTAAAAGATTTTAATGCAAGAATGATATTAAATGATGTAAAAGTATTTTTACTTAGCGATTTAAGTTGTGATGAAAATAAAATTTTGATGATATTTACTTTGGCTTCGCAGCAAATTAATGATGAATTTACAGTCAAGAAAAATAATGGAATCTTTAAGATTGACCTTAAGAAAAATGATTTTCAAGGACCTATTGTTAAATTAAAGCAATTAAGAGAAGAATTAATTGATTTAATTTATAATGATAATCCCAGTCTTTTTGGTGTTTGTGATTATATATTAAATAGTTATTTTTACAGCACTTTTCCAATGACTATAGAAGAAGCAAATAACGATTTGATCGCTGCTATTTGATATAAAGGAGCTCTTGCTCAAGGAATCGACTTAGGAATCGACTTCTTATTGTCAAAAATCAATTTTAGCAAAAGTAACTTTGAAAAAATTTGCCAAAAAATTACAAATTATAAAATAATTTAG
- a CDS encoding ABC transporter ATP-binding protein, with protein sequence MSSKKNKVALNQHEAIISSNQAAEELITKKNKKSFFSLLSDYFKRYWIITILIFVVTLLSSIATVLGPKITERLMGTLMAGQLESAFKSPINGDTISDFNDFVKNTYSFIGAKIVNDKVVYFSVLFGMQLTWTGWIYVQLVLFGFIAIFTFISNFLAGLMGKRIEISLRNKALEKLVKQDMSYYSDKKIGEILTKIVSDTQIIGEQAQQVPVTMLSAIFTFFGSLIVMSTINSYLTIVVVITMLIILATIFVSFAIVKKMMFKVRSSITRINGDVTDRINTVRLIKASGTEEYETQRFKDVHEDYYSKSKKLVNMQAIMITIMIAGISSIQVIIVIAAAIKYNNNIATLSVVLTSFISGVGTMIGPLMQMVRVAVGIASASTSSQRIYAIIKSESIMDPHYDPNEGIHIEHIDGDIIFKDVEFAYPEKPEQLILPKFNITFEKGKSYAFVGETGVGKSTISKLLLRFYDPSNGEVLINGNINLKDVQLSSYLDKVGYVEQEPQILFGDVMDNIRYGRFNASDEQVIEAAKKAELHDLVQTWPDGYKTILGERGFMLSGGQKQRLVIARMFLKDPELLILDEATSALDNIVEKEIQGNLEALMKGRTTISIAHRLSTIKNSDKIIVLAKGIGAAQSGTFDELKNKPGHFQQLYKAGLMD encoded by the coding sequence ATGTCCAGTAAAAAAAATAAAGTTGCTCTTAATCAACACGAGGCCATTATCTCTTCAAACCAGGCAGCTGAAGAGTTAATTACTAAAAAAAATAAAAAGTCTTTTTTTAGTTTATTATCAGATTACTTTAAGCGATACTGAATTATTACTATTTTAATATTCGTTGTAACGCTACTATCGTCAATAGCAACTGTTCTTGGACCTAAAATTACTGAACGTCTAATGGGTACATTAATGGCAGGACAGTTAGAATCTGCATTTAAATCTCCAATCAATGGTGATACGATTTCAGATTTTAACGATTTTGTTAAAAATACTTATTCTTTTATTGGTGCAAAAATTGTCAATGATAAAGTCGTTTATTTTTCGGTTTTATTTGGAATGCAGTTAACTTGAACTGGATGAATTTATGTCCAATTAGTTTTATTTGGTTTTATAGCGATCTTTACTTTCATTTCAAACTTTTTAGCAGGTTTAATGGGTAAAAGAATTGAAATTAGTTTACGTAATAAAGCTCTGGAAAAACTTGTAAAGCAAGATATGAGTTATTATTCTGATAAAAAAATCGGAGAAATTTTAACAAAAATTGTTTCTGATACGCAAATAATTGGGGAACAAGCTCAACAAGTTCCTGTAACAATGTTATCTGCGATATTTACTTTTTTCGGTTCTTTAATCGTAATGTCGACAATTAATAGTTATTTAACAATTGTTGTTGTAATAACAATGCTAATTATTTTGGCAACAATATTTGTTTCATTTGCAATTGTTAAAAAAATGATGTTTAAAGTAAGAAGTTCGATTACAAGAATAAATGGAGATGTGACAGATCGTATTAATACAGTTAGACTTATCAAAGCCTCGGGAACTGAGGAATATGAAACACAAAGATTTAAGGATGTTCATGAAGATTACTACTCAAAATCTAAAAAATTGGTAAACATGCAAGCAATTATGATAACAATAATGATTGCTGGAATTTCTTCAATTCAGGTAATAATTGTAATTGCGGCGGCAATTAAGTACAATAACAATATTGCCACTCTTTCTGTTGTTTTAACTTCGTTTATTTCAGGAGTGGGAACAATGATTGGACCCCTTATGCAAATGGTTCGAGTAGCTGTGGGTATTGCTTCAGCCTCAACTTCGTCACAAAGAATTTATGCAATAATTAAATCAGAGTCAATTATGGATCCTCACTATGATCCAAATGAAGGAATTCACATCGAACATATCGATGGTGATATAATATTTAAGGATGTTGAGTTTGCCTATCCTGAAAAACCTGAGCAGCTCATTTTACCAAAATTCAACATTACATTTGAAAAGGGAAAAAGTTATGCTTTTGTTGGTGAAACAGGTGTTGGAAAATCGACAATATCTAAGTTGCTATTGCGATTCTATGACCCTTCAAATGGAGAGGTTTTAATTAACGGTAATATTAATTTGAAAGATGTTCAATTATCAAGTTATTTAGACAAAGTTGGTTATGTAGAACAAGAGCCTCAAATCTTATTTGGTGATGTCATGGACAATATTCGTTATGGAAGATTTAATGCCTCAGATGAGCAAGTTATCGAAGCGGCTAAAAAAGCAGAACTCCATGATCTAGTTCAGACTTGACCAGATGGTTATAAAACAATTTTGGGAGAGCGAGGCTTTATGCTTTCAGGAGGACAAAAACAACGTCTTGTTATTGCAAGAATGTTCTTAAAAGATCCAGAATTACTAATTTTAGATGAAGCGACAAGTGCTTTAGATAATATAGTTGAAAAAGAAATTCAAGGAAATTTGGAAGCTCTGATGAAGGGAAGAACCACTATTTCAATTGCCCACCGATTGAGCACTATAAAAAACTCAGACAAAATTATTGTTTTAGCAAAAGGAATCGGAGCCGCTCAAAGTGGTACTTTTGACGAGTTAAAAAACAAACCAGGACATTTCCAACAGCTTTATAAAGCTGGGTTAATGGACTAA
- the trmFO gene encoding methylenetetrahydrofolate--tRNA-(uracil(54)-C(5))-methyltransferase (FADH(2)-oxidizing) TrmFO: MKNKVNIIGAGLAGCEAAYQLANLGFQVDLYEVKRIKKNEVQNLDSLAELVCSNSLRSKELSNAVGTLKEEMRLLGSLVIEAAEHAKIPAGGSLAVDREIFSNFITEKIANHQNITVIDQEVTTINKNYPTIIASGPLTTEKLQKEIQKIVGEEYFYFFDAVAPIVKKDSINMEKAFKKNRYEKGDTEDYINCPMNKSQYDEFYKELTGAKLAEAHLENDKKLKYFEGCMPIEAMAKRGYQTMLFGPLKPAGLRNLDGSDNFAVVQLRPDNAADDLYNLVGFQTNLQWSEQKRVFQLIPGLENAEFVRFGVMHLNNFINAPLILNHFMQTKKNSNIFFAGQITGVEGYVESAATGILAGINMAKHLENAQMIKLPSTTVLGGLINYINTTSSHNFQPMKANWSIVADLPVEEMKVKKIDKKLSYSKRALQEINKIIDYFQLKKN; this comes from the coding sequence ATGAAAAATAAAGTAAATATTATAGGTGCTGGTCTGGCAGGCTGCGAAGCGGCGTACCAATTAGCAAATCTTGGTTTCCAGGTAGACTTATATGAAGTCAAAAGAATTAAAAAAAATGAAGTTCAAAATTTAGATTCACTTGCTGAGTTAGTTTGCTCTAACTCACTAAGGAGCAAGGAACTAAGTAATGCTGTTGGCACCCTAAAAGAAGAAATGAGGCTTTTGGGTTCATTAGTTATTGAAGCAGCAGAGCACGCAAAGATTCCTGCAGGAGGTTCTCTGGCTGTTGATAGAGAAATCTTTTCAAATTTTATAACTGAAAAAATAGCAAATCATCAAAATATAACAGTTATTGATCAAGAAGTTACGACTATTAATAAAAACTATCCAACAATCATTGCTTCAGGACCATTAACAACAGAAAAATTGCAAAAAGAAATTCAAAAAATTGTAGGTGAGGAATACTTTTATTTTTTTGATGCCGTGGCGCCAATTGTAAAAAAAGACTCAATTAACATGGAGAAGGCTTTTAAAAAAAATCGCTATGAGAAGGGTGATACAGAAGATTATATTAATTGTCCTATGAATAAATCCCAATACGATGAATTTTATAAAGAATTAACTGGTGCTAAATTGGCTGAAGCCCATTTAGAAAACGACAAAAAGCTCAAATATTTTGAAGGTTGCATGCCAATTGAAGCTATGGCTAAGAGGGGTTATCAGACAATGCTTTTTGGACCACTTAAACCAGCAGGTCTAAGAAACTTGGATGGTTCAGACAATTTTGCAGTTGTTCAACTGCGACCAGATAATGCAGCCGATGATTTATACAATTTAGTAGGTTTTCAGACAAATCTGCAATGATCTGAACAAAAGCGAGTTTTTCAATTAATTCCCGGTCTTGAAAATGCAGAATTTGTTAGGTTTGGAGTGATGCATTTAAACAATTTTATTAACGCACCTTTAATCCTGAATCATTTTATGCAAACCAAAAAAAATTCTAATATTTTTTTTGCCGGTCAAATTACAGGAGTTGAAGGCTATGTCGAGTCGGCTGCAACTGGAATTCTAGCTGGAATAAATATGGCAAAACATCTTGAAAATGCCCAAATGATTAAGCTTCCTTCAACTACAGTTCTTGGGGGGTTAATTAATTATATTAATACAACAAGTTCACACAATTTTCAGCCAATGAAAGCAAATTGGAGCATCGTTGCTGATTTGCCAGTTGAAGAAATGAAAGTAAAGAAAATTGACAAAAAATTGTCTTACTCAAAACGAGCTTTGCAAGAAATCAATAAAATAATAGATTATTTTCAGCTTAAAAAAAATTAA
- the obgE gene encoding GTPase ObgE, which produces MKFVDVALFEVKAGKGGDGAVSFRHELFVANGGPNGGDGGDGGSVIFIGDEGKSSLLDLKLQKNYFAFDGDKGDIKNMHGRDGKDIIVKVPVGTVLIDQISQKILADFTSEGQKIILAKGGKGGKGNARFANSRNKAPTIFEAGELGEKYSIRAELKVLADVGFVGLPNAGKSTLLRAISNSKAEVADYPFTTLNPQLGVSRDNQGRSFTVADLPGLIEGASLGKGLGHEFLRHIERCKIICHVIDMSGNYGTEDVIKNYELIRNELKTYNLNLEKRPEIIVANKIDLEEAQINIIDFKEKYKDSQIIEISGSKKINIGSLLTAIADILESAPDIPLWEITGNEITEGVKVYTYEAPVNDIQVINLGNGRWDVKGESVFKIYQKTPIATHDNLLLFNEKMKKLGVYDILREKGAAKGDLVKIFEIELEWMD; this is translated from the coding sequence ATGAAATTCGTTGATGTAGCTCTTTTTGAAGTTAAAGCCGGAAAAGGCGGTGACGGTGCCGTTAGTTTTCGCCACGAACTTTTTGTCGCCAATGGTGGACCCAATGGTGGTGATGGTGGTGATGGTGGTAGTGTTATTTTTATTGGTGATGAGGGTAAATCATCACTACTAGATTTAAAACTCCAAAAAAATTACTTTGCTTTTGATGGTGATAAGGGCGACATTAAAAATATGCATGGACGCGACGGTAAAGACATAATTGTAAAAGTTCCGGTTGGAACAGTTCTGATAGATCAAATTTCTCAAAAAATTTTAGCTGATTTTACCAGCGAGGGTCAAAAAATAATTTTAGCAAAAGGTGGTAAAGGTGGTAAAGGAAATGCTCGTTTTGCAAATTCACGTAATAAAGCACCAACAATTTTTGAAGCTGGAGAACTTGGGGAAAAGTATTCAATAAGAGCAGAACTGAAAGTTTTAGCAGATGTTGGTTTTGTTGGTTTGCCAAATGCGGGGAAATCAACATTGCTAAGAGCGATTTCTAATTCAAAGGCCGAAGTTGCAGATTACCCTTTTACAACATTAAATCCCCAACTTGGAGTAAGTCGCGATAATCAAGGACGTAGTTTTACAGTTGCTGATTTACCTGGTTTAATTGAGGGTGCCAGCCTAGGTAAGGGTCTGGGACATGAATTTTTGCGTCATATTGAGAGATGTAAAATAATTTGCCATGTCATTGATATGTCAGGAAATTATGGAACCGAAGACGTTATTAAAAACTACGAATTAATTCGTAATGAATTAAAAACTTATAACCTTAATTTAGAAAAACGTCCAGAAATTATTGTCGCAAACAAAATCGATTTAGAGGAAGCTCAAATTAATATTATTGATTTTAAGGAAAAGTACAAAGATTCCCAAATTATTGAAATTTCAGGATCTAAGAAAATTAATATTGGAAGCTTGTTGACTGCTATTGCAGATATTTTAGAATCAGCACCCGACATTCCTTTGTGAGAAATTACCGGTAATGAAATAACTGAAGGGGTAAAGGTATACACTTACGAAGCACCAGTTAACGATATTCAAGTGATCAATTTAGGAAATGGTCGTTGAGATGTTAAGGGTGAATCTGTTTTCAAAATTTATCAAAAAACCCCAATTGCAACTCATGATAACTTGCTGCTTTTTAATGAAAAGATGAAAAAACTGGGGGTCTATGATATTTTGAGAGAAAAGGGAGCTGCCAAAGGTGACCTTGTTAAAATATTTGAAATTGAATTAGAATGAATGGATTAG
- a CDS encoding MSC_0882 family membrane protein, whose product MEFYDNFELNDFENQNENGGFSNPIDNFNNINNGSSQGNNLIQPRRFEQVRINNPNNYQVQNNFQRTNGGFNPNYNLNQNSLLYPGFEQEAINPYSRQVSSYIDETSEYQKSVIQENNSSAKKEYFRKLQKDGFLAGQPSPRRIPRQPYNYYNGQEYYQEIIDFDRPISYGNYDYNPYQNDYFYGNPNPQRFYQPIPQHYINNNHQVRDFCNVPGCEMSINSQNHSNPGQNQGASSNESQNYFINDSQQGNQGKVSQEVDYSKEYSRSKIIPKQILKEIFSEKMRVSTLLIIGLIGFAVTAFFTAAYFTASKLGISFTDSEATIWGVSTSKIPHPFWMISLMIISISFFLVGLTDLILLRSNIKKYEKDLRMGYEQVPYFITKNYRSIVARSVYINWISFTSYVLLSITLGILYGLQSAYDSGQENIYLFFWKIGILKSFTSEITVTIVCLLSVLGIHISNIVLSKIRKNNIISYYGYEILPREEIRAIRKHANKICMIIFFVTLFIVLFLIVIPIILLKKKKGVPFRWPWQMIN is encoded by the coding sequence ATGGAATTTTACGATAATTTTGAATTAAATGATTTTGAAAACCAAAATGAAAATGGCGGTTTCAGCAATCCAATTGATAATTTTAATAATATAAATAATGGATCTAGCCAAGGAAACAATTTAATTCAGCCAAGACGATTCGAACAAGTTCGAATTAATAATCCTAATAATTACCAAGTTCAAAATAATTTTCAAAGAACTAATGGCGGTTTTAACCCAAACTATAACTTAAATCAAAACTCCTTATTGTATCCAGGATTTGAACAAGAAGCAATCAACCCTTATTCTAGACAGGTATCCTCTTATATTGATGAAACTTCAGAATATCAAAAGTCAGTAATTCAGGAAAACAATTCTTCAGCAAAAAAAGAATACTTTAGGAAATTGCAAAAAGATGGTTTTTTAGCAGGACAACCCTCACCCCGCAGAATTCCAAGACAACCTTACAACTATTACAATGGCCAAGAGTATTATCAAGAGATAATTGATTTTGACAGACCAATCAGTTATGGGAATTATGACTATAACCCTTATCAAAATGACTATTTCTATGGCAACCCAAATCCTCAAAGATTTTATCAACCAATCCCGCAGCACTATATAAATAATAATCATCAAGTGCGTGATTTTTGTAATGTTCCAGGATGTGAAATGTCTATTAACTCGCAAAATCATTCAAACCCAGGACAAAATCAAGGAGCTTCAAGTAATGAAAGCCAAAATTATTTTATAAATGATAGCCAACAAGGAAATCAAGGAAAAGTCAGTCAAGAAGTAGATTACTCAAAAGAGTATTCTAGATCAAAGATAATTCCAAAGCAAATTCTGAAAGAAATTTTTTCAGAAAAAATGAGAGTTTCGACTCTATTGATAATTGGGTTAATTGGCTTCGCAGTTACAGCATTCTTCACAGCAGCTTACTTCACAGCATCTAAACTTGGTATTAGTTTTACAGATAGCGAAGCAACAATATGAGGGGTAAGCACTTCAAAAATTCCTCACCCATTTTGAATGATAAGTTTAATGATAATATCGATTTCGTTTTTCTTAGTTGGATTAACCGATTTAATATTGTTGAGATCTAACATAAAAAAATACGAAAAAGATTTAAGAATGGGTTATGAACAGGTTCCATATTTTATAACTAAAAACTACCGTTCAATTGTTGCGCGATCTGTTTATATTAATTGAATCTCTTTCACAAGTTATGTATTGCTATCAATTACACTGGGAATTTTATATGGATTACAATCAGCCTATGATTCAGGTCAAGAAAATATCTATTTATTTTTCTGAAAAATTGGTATTCTTAAGAGCTTTACTTCTGAAATTACAGTAACAATTGTTTGTTTGCTATCTGTTTTAGGGATTCATATTTCAAATATTGTTTTAAGTAAAATCCGAAAAAATAATATTATTTCTTATTATGGCTATGAAATTCTTCCAAGAGAAGAAATAAGAGCAATTAGAAAACACGCTAATAAAATATGTATGATTATTTTCTTTGTAACCTTATTTATAGTTTTATTTTTAATTGTAATTCCAATAATATTGCTTAAAAAGAAAAAAGGAGTTCCATTCCGTTGACCTTGACAGATGATAAATTAA
- the hemW gene encoding radical SAM family heme chaperone HemW produces the protein MTLTDDKLIELDIESLYVHIPFCDSICFFCDFVKVKKTSDSEVEDYLKKLENEISLNENYLSKIKTIYIGGGTPSCLNIECTIKMLEILKPFTTKVEEYTIEINPEKVNEEKLKIYLKYGINRLSIGIQTFNNSLLKKIGRIHDNTQAIKVIKMARVLGFKNISIDLIYNLYDQTHEDILTDISFIKDLQPDHISWYSLILKENSIWGKLKNNLPENDEYFDEVINRELAHLRYQRYEVSNYGLNKSVSKHNLSYWTNKQFIGVGVGAAGFLKTNKGPILTKNSGNVLSWNQSTEILSQEDYYLQIIMMGLRLVDGINFENVADGKAAFEFFKTDLEKHLDNGLLELTKTGLKCTKRGYEIMDAILVDLIK, from the coding sequence TTGACCTTGACAGATGATAAATTAATAGAATTAGACATTGAAAGCTTGTACGTTCACATTCCGTTTTGTGATAGTATTTGCTTTTTTTGTGATTTTGTTAAAGTTAAAAAGACATCAGATAGTGAAGTCGAAGATTATCTAAAAAAATTAGAAAATGAAATCTCGCTAAATGAAAATTATTTATCCAAAATTAAAACAATTTATATTGGTGGGGGAACCCCCAGTTGTTTAAATATTGAGTGCACAATTAAAATGTTAGAAATTTTAAAACCTTTTACCACAAAGGTCGAGGAATACACAATTGAAATTAATCCAGAAAAAGTTAACGAGGAAAAATTAAAAATATACTTAAAATACGGCATAAATAGATTAAGTATTGGTATTCAAACATTTAACAATTCATTGCTGAAAAAAATTGGAAGAATTCACGACAATACTCAAGCAATTAAAGTTATCAAAATGGCGCGAGTTTTGGGCTTTAAAAACATTTCTATAGACTTAATTTACAATCTCTACGATCAAACTCATGAAGATATTTTGACAGATATTTCCTTTATTAAAGATTTGCAACCAGATCATATATCGTGGTACTCGCTAATATTAAAAGAAAACTCAATTTGAGGAAAACTTAAAAATAATTTACCAGAAAATGATGAATACTTTGATGAGGTAATTAATAGGGAATTAGCCCATCTTAGGTATCAAAGATATGAAGTTTCCAATTACGGGCTAAATAAATCAGTATCAAAACATAATTTATCTTATTGAACCAATAAGCAATTTATTGGTGTTGGCGTTGGTGCGGCTGGCTTTTTAAAAACCAATAAGGGACCGATATTAACAAAAAACAGCGGAAACGTATTGTCTTGGAATCAAAGCACTGAAATTTTGAGTCAAGAAGATTACTATTTACAAATAATAATGATGGGTTTGAGACTTGTTGACGGGATAAATTTTGAAAATGTAGCTGATGGAAAAGCGGCATTTGAGTTTTTTAAAACAGATTTAGAAAAACATTTGGATAACGGTTTGCTTGAATTAACAAAAACTGGTTTAAAATGCACAAAAAGAGGCTATGAAATAATGGATGCAATTCTGGTTGATTTAATTAAATAA
- a CDS encoding TIGR04561 family membrane protein: MNILNLLASLKILDFVIPVWVILLIFVIFGAIIFGLYIYLLVYSKNKTAKENGLNTSLKEKQLYKFEELQSDFEKELAKVKKIHKKNKS, from the coding sequence ATGAATATTTTAAATTTATTAGCAAGTTTAAAGATTTTAGATTTTGTTATTCCGGTTTGAGTTATTTTATTAATTTTTGTTATTTTTGGTGCGATTATTTTTGGACTATATATTTACTTATTGGTTTATTCAAAAAATAAAACCGCTAAAGAAAATGGCTTAAACACTTCTTTAAAGGAAAAGCAATTATACAAGTTTGAAGAATTGCAATCAGACTTTGAAAAAGAGCTGGCAAAAGTAAAAAAAATACATAAAAAGAATAAAAGTTAG
- the nadE gene encoding NAD(+) synthase, translated as MKIKEYVNLLVDFIKTETLKAKADGVIVGISGGIDSAVVSLLAKKAFPDNYLTVWMPINSSAEDLKCVNELISDFKLNHVEVNLKPTFESLSNAIQDTNINCTDLSLANTKARLRMTTLYNLAQTKNYLVLGTDNAVEWHIGYFTKFGDGGCDLLPLVHLLKGEVKEMAKELGVPKSIIDRDPTASLWEGQTDEKEIGFSYSEIDDYLRGNNSNQAVKDRIDYLHQISEHKRRGANQPLKFKGE; from the coding sequence ATGAAGATAAAAGAATATGTTAATTTATTAGTTGATTTTATAAAGACAGAAACTCTTAAAGCAAAGGCTGATGGAGTAATTGTTGGTATTAGTGGGGGGATAGACTCCGCTGTTGTTAGTTTACTGGCAAAAAAGGCTTTTCCAGATAATTATTTAACAGTTTGAATGCCAATTAATTCCTCAGCAGAAGACTTAAAATGTGTAAATGAATTAATTTCTGATTTTAAATTAAATCACGTTGAAGTAAACTTAAAGCCAACATTTGAAAGTTTGAGCAATGCAATTCAAGACACAAATATTAATTGCACCGATTTATCGCTTGCCAACACTAAAGCTCGTTTAAGAATGACCACACTTTATAATTTAGCGCAAACTAAAAACTATTTAGTTTTAGGAACTGACAATGCAGTTGAGTGACATATTGGTTATTTTACTAAGTTTGGTGATGGGGGATGTGATTTATTACCATTAGTACACTTATTAAAAGGTGAAGTTAAAGAAATGGCTAAGGAACTTGGAGTACCAAAATCAATAATCGATCGTGACCCAACCGCATCACTTTGAGAAGGCCAAACGGATGAAAAAGAAATTGGTTTTAGTTATTCTGAAATTGATGACTATCTAAGAGGTAATAATTCCAATCAAGCCGTTAAAGATCGTATTGATTACTTGCACCAAATTAGTGAACATAAAAGACGCGGAGCAAACCAACCCTTAAAATTTAAAGGAGAATAA